Genomic window (Magnolia sinica isolate HGM2019 chromosome 10, MsV1, whole genome shotgun sequence):
AGAGAGGCCCGCCTGAGATAGAATGTATGAGCATGTACAAATACGCTTCATAGTACACAAACTACCAAtatctatatgtatatacaatGTGTGGCCCTTATACGTCGTTTCCAAACAATGATCtgtactatatataaattatatactTGCTAGGACAATacatcctatccaaacattggttagtggcacgtttctgatggatgtattctgaatatcACCCAACATATCCATGAACAGTACCAGAATACAATGTAATACACCCAAAACataaatccaaacacacccatagAATAATAATCCGGTACAACTCTCGTATATCATATTGTCAAATGATGTCACATGaattggattaggtgagaccccggatccaccaagatgggtggggccactatgatttatgtgacTACATCAAGGCCGTCCATATGtgttaaaaattcattttaagacatgatccaaaaaatgaagcatatccaaatctcaggtggaccataatataggaaatagTCGTAATCtgttattaaaaacttcatggggccacaaaagttttggatcaagctgatatttgtgtgctctcttcatccaaatctttgtaaccttatgaacaggttggatggaaaataaacattctgatggcctcatgaagtttttaacgataggattcaattactactgtttttaGTGGTATAGTCCACATAAGTGttggttctgcttcatttttgggatcattctctaaaatgaactttcaaaacaattggatggcctggatttaagGCATATACATTACCGAGTCcgacagtcaggggtcccacccacctcagtggatcgggatctcacctaatccgctcccattggATAAATTGGATGAAAGGCCCGACAATATAATTGGAGCATTCACTGAGTGGGCCCCATCTTGTGATTCTCATATCCCAAAAATAGCTCTAATCCGACAATCCTAAAGTTACAAGCGTACcgaattttcaaatttaaaaattccATGGCCTGACCTTTTGATATAAAAAGATAAATAAGTATATAATAAATGGCctaattttaattatgcgtgtATAAGTACAAAAGTATCTATATATTAGATATGTTATAATCAAATCAAACCGTCTTATGATTttaaatgtaaaataaataaataaataaataagaagaagccAAATTATGACTAAATCTATAAAAAGTAGCTTGACTACACAACCACCCACTCATAAAATATAATATGATTTATAAAGgaaagattttatatatattaaaaatgaagattttttttttttattatgatgATGGTCTAGTCCctttcataaataaaataaatgtaaaaaataaaaatatatataatactaaGTATCAATTTTATTAATGTGAGTGTAGATGCAAGACAATAAACTGGTAAATAAAATAAGGTAGAAAATTATCGACTGTGGTTCATTGTTCTTCTCaaatcaatggtcttgatcactaGACTATGGGACTATTTGTAAGAACTAAAAACCGCAAGTATACTTGCCAGTATACTTAGGTAGCTTGTTCATCTCTtctgccaacatgccacttgtcaATAGGCTCCACCGTAAAGGTCACCCTTCTTGAAAATAAGACTGATCTGCTCACTAGTTGGGCCACACCTGTATTTTGAGTACGAATGTTTGTTTTTGGATTGATTCCAATAGTGTGGACTACCCGATTATCAGATTCGCCTGATTTTTTGTGGAACTTAAtcttcgtggtggggcccacatttttaATGGTATTGATTTCCTACTAAGTTTCATATCGATGGAGAAGATGGTGcggtaccacaagttgtggtaccttTCCTATAGTTGTTCAGTTCTCGAGTATTTTTTGGGACCCGGATTGCCTGCATGCCCGACTCCGGAATATTCCTGCAGccctaagctctgtggggccacacaatatcgacactgttcatatatttaaccaactcattttagcatctaaatctcaagtggaccataccacacgaaacagtaggAAAATCGAAAccttcatggggcccaccgtgatgtttatcttccatccaacccgttcataaggtgatcgAACCTGGATGAAGCGAAATGAAgtttatcagcttgatccagaacttatcTGCCCCAGAAAATCTTTAATGGTTGGAGTTCATTTCCtaatgtttcgtgtggtgtggtccacttgagcttttgatacgcATGATGCTTGGTCtcgtggcctaaaatgagctggtgagacagatgaacggagtagatataatacatacatcacagtgggacccattataTTCACATACTTATGTATTTGATTGATGCTCTGGCAatgggtgatggatgatacgcaggcacttaaaaattgcacACTTCAAGTAATCAAAATCTGTCCAAATTAAACGTCTTAGTGTAGATTCATCATCCACCCCAAAAAAATAAGATTCTTTCattatttgaccattggatttgtGGAAGTAAATtgtacggttaaaaatgaaaattatcagATAGTCcattttcaaaaacaaaagaCCATGAATCAGAGGTTGTGATTTCTCAGCCAATCTGATCCTGGGACTGTGACTACAACGGGTCCCTCAATTCAGTCCGtatatgcatgccacgtgtacaatttctgagtgctcgAGTATCAACCGTCATACACTGCCAGGTAATGAGAAATGCCATTCCCCACATATAATCACCGTCCAACAATGAGTGGGCCATTGTTTCGTCACGTTGATTTACCATACAGAAACTTCTTTGGATTTTTTAAAGCAGCTGATAGATATGTTGCCCCACACATCCCATCACCGTACAATCGAAAAGGCTACTGTAACTCAAGTACGCATTCTGGGTGCGTGCGTCTACTGCTGATATAGGGTTTAAAAATTTATGATcatcagatccaccccgtccatcaggtgtgccacgCCAAGTTTGCCCTGATCccaaaaaatcaggatgatctaaatctaaggtagaccacaccatagaaaaagtaTAAAATCACGTCTGGTTAGTTTAATAACGCCATTTTTGGCCGTACATCTGTCCAGTGAGGCAcgttggatgaatggattggatggaataaaaCCCATCGTAGGCCCGACAAACAACTAATAGGGAGCGTCCCCCTCCCATCTAGATGATCCCTATGATGTGGGCAACCTGGGTTTTGAGTGGGCCATCCATGTGGGCcccagaaaaaaataaataaattgatgcGGTAAAACGTCTTCACGTAGTTGAATAGAAGAATAATCCCATATAATTCGCGTGTATCATAGTCAAATGATGTCACATGAATTCGATAAAGGGGCCGACAATCGATTCTTAGCATCcactgggtgggccccaccttccatTCTCATGGCCCAAAAATAGCTCTAATGCGACAGCCCTAAAGTTACAAACACACccgattttcaaattttaaaattctgCGGCCGACTAGTATCGAAACTGGAATCAGGTATACCCAGGTCTTCGTTACACGCAGGATGTTGTGTCAATCGAGTCCGTCCATCCAGTTTGTCCTACTTTGAACGGAACGGATGATGGTTCAAAACATACATGCtacagctaggggtgtacattgagttgaaccgagtcaagttgaAGTGACCTCGGCTTGGTCCTCcaacctgactggccagctcagctcggttggGTCAGTAGCTCCGACtggttcaagctgagttcgagccaagatcgcgCTAAGCTTACCTATGTAGCAGAACACTTGAACCATAGCTTCCAAATTCTACTTTACGGGATATAGCAGCAAtgattttcaatatattttatcaaacactttctaaataacttaaaaactaggaaaaaagaatatttatttcatatacataccttcctacCATCAACCATGCCGCCGCCACCACACTTCGTTaagttgagtcatttcatcaaacacttggtgagcaacatcaatatcaaagtaactaagcCACTAAACTTGCTCTATCCAAGTTCGATTTGCTTGATTCAATCCGGGTTGGTTTGAGCTAGGGCGAGCTCGAATTCATTTTTgagttaaaaaaatcagctcgaactgcTTCGAACCGAAtggaatcgagctttttcgagttgagtcgagaaAACTAACCCAAAATAGCTCGGTCCGTGTACACCCTGGCTACGGCACACGGATTGTGTATGGAGTAAACTGTGGGAGCGCACcaggatatatgtgtcttatccatgccgtccatctgttttttcagatcattttagacctaagcccaaaattgaagcatatccgacTCTTAAttgaccacagcacaggaaacagttggaattaaaatgccaaccattaaaaacttcttggaggtacagaagttttggatcaagcttatatttgtgttttcccttcatccatgtctttgtgacattatgaacagactggatgacaaataaacatcattgtgagccctaggaaggtttcaacggtggaagccATTGTCCCCACTGGTTCTCCTGGTGcgatccactttagctttggatatgttcGAATTTTGGATGGGGCGGatgacacatatacatcactatgggccccacagagttttctCAGTACCCTATATCCCACCTACGGTTTATTTTAGTCCCTATTTGGATCCGTCATACTCCATCACGTCGGCTAAGCAATCCTAGCCAACTGTTGGATTAGAATTGAAGCCAACCAACAGTCAACATTCAACGATGAAATTTTCCTCCAATCtgtggctaggatcatccgacCAATGTGTGTTTCAGAATCTAATCTATCCACGGTGGAGCACGACAGATGAGCGGTCAGGATCTCATAGATATATGCCACGTCTACAATATCGAGTGCGTGGTAGATATCAGTCCTTGGCGCTACTCCGTCCATGTGGCATAGTTTTAcgtcgatccagaccgtccaagtccGTGAACCAATCTTGGATGGAGCGTAGCCAAAACATTAAAACAACAAGATGGATTAAACTTTTGCTTTTGCCCCTCGAATTCTCACCGCTCACTATTCTACTTTCAAACGTTCATTTAATACCCATCAATCGAATGGTCAAGATTTCCTGATCAGTGTCATTTTAGAGGTATGATCCACCTACAACGtgccccaccatttggatggtctggatagtagAAGTACATGAATCCCACATGGTCATGTATGAGTCACTACATTCACGTGAGAGAAGCGCAAGCAATAAATTCGGAAACAGAAAATattcaaaaaagaaataaaaaacaaatcgtGCATTGAATGTAAGCTTTGATATCAACGTTCAGATTCTCGTGAGTATACATTCATTTCCTACCGACACTGATACAAACGAGTGTACAGAACTGCAGATACATCACCATCTCATGCCCCACCTCCTCCATTGCGGCTCCTCTAATCATAGTCCACTGAAGAGAATCCACAATATgttaatcctgaccatccaattcgATCCCGTATCCCACAGTAGAAAATCCACTAAAGGGTTAGTCCTAACCGTCCAATTCAAGCCATTTGAGAAACGCTTGATAGTTCACATTCCAAGTGAGAAAGTACATTAATCAGGGCAGGGAAATACTCTTGGCGAGCCATCCATGGGAGTACCCATCAGATCGACTGACCGCAGCATCCGGTACATCGAGATTGACCTAAAAGCTACTCCATGCTAATCTACAATCCTTCTACGCTTCGTTTCCATGTGGAAATAGAAAATTTAATATTTTACCAATAATGCcccttaaaataataaaaaatttcaaaaccaacccaacccagcttttcaaggCAATCATACCGAATAACCGTCTCCCGAGCTTCGCACGTAAGATCAAACCGCTCTGAAACGTGCGGGGTGCAACCCCAACGACGGCGTTATAACGGCGTTTGCATGGCCTTGGCAACTCAAAACACGTAATAGCTTCCAACAGCTCTTCCCTTCAGGCTCCCTACTAACGGAAACCGTCTGCCGTCTGTTACACTCTGGTGTGGCGATTATCGAGCCCGGCGGGCTCCGCCGCCTCAATCGGCTCCGTATATCGTTCATCTCCATCTTGACCGGCGGTGCAGTCACCGATCCAAACATCAGAAAATACCATTTCGGCCTCGAAACCTTCTGCGGCGAGAAATCGCCGTCTCCGTTACACTTACTACCTGATACCCGTTTCGGCATTGGCGTCGACGGTGTGGTTGAACCCGATACCCGTTCCAATTTCTGATAATCGGCCGAAAAGCTATGCCTCGCtgcatgaggcccatgcgatacaTCCAACAGCTTCGATCGCATATGAAAAGTGGGCCAGGGCTGATTTCCTTCGATGGTTTTACATAGAATTGGATTGTTGTACGGAAGAATCTTGCCACCGAAGAAAATATCATCCGCAGCGCACATCTCTGAGTTGAAATCATTGAAGAATTCGAAGAATTCTTGATTTTGAGTACTTCTATCTTTGCCGGTTGTGATGTTTCTGCATTTTTTAGTAGCCGTGATCAAGGAGCGCGATTCATCATGCTGGGGTCCGGCGAAAGATAGTAATCCTTCTCTTTGAAAAACCATCTTGTTGGGATTTTCTTCTGAGAGaaatggttttttctttttctttttttctttttggtgggGAAGAGAAGGGTTATATAGAGAAGGGTTAGATTGGGAAGAGGGGAGGGGTATTTTGGGAACTGGGTGTCTAAATTTTATTTGCAGTATGAGAAGGGTTGGGGAGAATTTTGGGATTTTGGTGTTGTTTCTTATATTTCTCTTTGATTTTTCTAAGCTTTATGGATTCTAGAAGGGTACAGAAGAAAAAGGACAGGAGATGATGATGAGGAAATTATACGTCGGCCCACCCGAGGATATGTACAGCATACTCGAGTTTGAATTTTTTATGAGTGCAGCTTGTGATCtggtgatccaggccattgatctgtTGGATACTACTATTGATGGGCCATGCATCTAAATTTTCTTActgggacaatcctaaccttttgaATTTGGCCCACAAAACTGGGCCGTTAAATAGGACCGTGATTTGTGGCCAGGATATTTGAATCAGCGAGGTTTCAGGATAGAAGTGGCCTGGCCTGGATCAGTGAAAAATGAGAGGCCGAGTATTTGTTCATATCCTCGGGTTAGATCATTAATTTGTGGGGCCCAGTGATACAGATTCCAGATCTTTAATTTGTTGGGCCACAGAATGGATTAAGcataccccaaaaatctcccaaatgGGTAGATCCTACAGACCTTCTTTGGCTCATTTTCTATTGAATATGAAATATTGtattatttctcttcttaaccgtctatatTCTATGCTATGAATTGAAAGGTTTGGATTGTCCCATGGAGGAAATCGTTTTTTGGTGTATGATCAATCTATAGTAAGAGTCAACAgaccaatgatctggatcactgaaccaaggGCCCTACTTATCCAAACTGCAGCCCGAGTGTGCTGTAAATATCCTCGGGCCAATTAAAGATCCTCTAATTCCACCTTGATGGGGTGAAAAATGAGTTTTGGGCCACTTATTTCATGTGGTTTGCAGTGATTTTAAGGTTCAATAGACGGCTGCTTTGTTGTTTATTGAGTACACACTAACCCATTAGTGTTAAAACGTTCCAATGGCCCTTTAATTAATATCTTATTTTATTTGTGCCTTTTGAGCAAAAGAGGCATTGTCTGCCACTCAAGTAAAAGTAGGATGATCCTACCCGTTCACGTTggcactgtacacgtggcaacaCGTAGGCCCCTCTAAACCGTCCGATTTTTTGGACATGTTGAGATAAATGCCATGGACTATTAGGCATGCTTAGTCAGTTTTCGTAAATGCCTGATTGCTAGCCATCAAATGGACAGCGGTTAGCCATCAGTTCAGATTGACCAAAAAATTGCcctttatgagatgtggtttggatggtttggattagttaCACGTGTGGCATATGTATATTGCTTGCTGGCGCATGTGGACTATGGCCGTATCCAATAGTCCCTTCTAGAATAATTGACCTAACCGGGAACTTTGAAATGCTATTTAGAAGGACTTTCGCAGCAAGTTCCTGCACTGGggtcttaggtggggcccaccttgatgttttcgaGAAATCTACCACGTCCAtgcgttttgtgagatcatttaaaGATATAAAGCCAAAAATAAGCCAAGTCCAATAATCAAGTGACCTCCAAAAGTGAGGATTTAACgtttacagttgaaatatttgtggggccaaaaaagttttcaaataggctaatatttatgttttcagtttatccaagcaataatgatgttatgaacggtatggatggcatgaaaacatcactttctactccagggagatttcaacggtaggaatttccctacctaaCTTTTCCTTAAAAGACAATTGTATCCGGGTCATTTTTaacatcatgtcctaaaatgatctcaaaaaatgaatagacgtGATGGAtctctcgtaaacatcacggtgggccccacctaagttcacaGCACAGGAACTTCATGCCAAAGGACGAGGATTTCCTACAACGGACACGGATTTCCGTGTCCTGTTTAAAACCTACCAGGGACacggaaatccgcgtcctataCAGAACCTACaatggacacggatttcctgcaaaaggacGGACGCCGTATTTAGAACCTactacgg
Coding sequences:
- the LOC131217649 gene encoding uncharacterized protein LOC131217649, translating into MVFQREGLLSFAGPQHDESRSLITATKKCRNITTGKDRSTQNQEFFEFFNDFNSEMCAADDIFFGGKILPYNNPILCKTIEGNQPWPTFHMRSKLLDVSHGPHAARHSFSADYQKLERVSGSTTPSTPMPKRVSGSKCNGDGDFSPQKVSRPKWYFLMFGSVTAPPVKMEMNDIRSRLRRRSPPGSIIATPECNRRQTVSVSREPEGKSCWKLLRVLSCQGHANAVITPSLGLHPARFRAV